One genomic window of Myxocyprinus asiaticus isolate MX2 ecotype Aquarium Trade chromosome 5, UBuf_Myxa_2, whole genome shotgun sequence includes the following:
- the fam131aa gene encoding protein FAM131A isoform X2: MLPKTRKALSIQEIAALARSSFNGISQVVKDHVTKPTAMAQGRVAHLIEWKGWSKPLDPPSATLQSHFNSYSHLSEGEQEARFAAGVAEQFAIAEAKLRAWTSVDEEDMDEESFEDDPPLNDEQIITNQSSDAVLSNQSCPVPIQTETDNAEIQSFDDAPCQSETDWSMQEPCMTQIDDGETIISDEVPQGAEEVQLLEEETDGAICGVHKRERRPLWSKGDSCYYSTSYSEFGLSPEEEEDGREEEGEDNVFQEVIRWYRHCRSISDTSGALSFEEEEQEEGSEQ; the protein is encoded by the exons ATGCTCCCCAAGACGAGAAAAGCCCTTAGCATCCAGGAAATTGCAGCTCTGGCCAGATCATCATTTAATG GCATCTCACAGGTGGTGAAGGATCATGTGACCAAACCCACGGCCATGGCTCAGGGGCGGGTGGCTCATCTGATTGAGTGGAAGGGCTGGTCTAAGCCCTTAGACCCTCCATCTGCTACACTGCAGTCCCACTTTAACTCCTACTCCCATCTCAGTGAGGGCGAGCAGGAGGCCCGGTTCGCAGCAG GTGTGGCTGAGCAGTTTGCCATTGCAGAGGCAAAGCTCCGTGCCTGGACCTCTGTAGATGAGGAGGATATGGATGAAGAGTCTTTCGAAGACGATCCTCCTCTCAATGACGAACAAATCATCACAAATCAGAGCTCAG ATGCTGTATTGTCCAATCAAAGCTGCCCAGTGCCAATTCAGACTGAGACAGACAATGCTGAAATCCAATCCTTTGATGACGCACCCTGTCAATCAGAAACCGACTGGAGCATGCAGGAACCGTGCATGACCCAGATTGACGATGGTGAAACGATCATCTCAGACGAAGTGCCACAGGGAGCTGAAGAAGTGCAACTTTTAGAAGAGGAGACAGACGGGGCCATTTGTGGTGTTCACAAACGAGAACGCAGGCCTTTGTGGAGCAAAGGAGACTCCTGCTACTACTCCACCTCCTACTCCGAGTTCGGCCTCTCacctgaggaggaggaggatggaaGAGAGGAGGAAGGGGAGGACAATGTCTTTCAGGAAGTCATCCGCTGGTACAGACACTGCAGAAGCATCTCTGATACCTCGGGAGCTCTGTCTTTTGAAGAGGAAGAGCAGGAGGAAGGTTCCGAGCAGTGA